GTACGCCGCGGCCCTGGCGGGCTGGGCCCGCGACGGGATACCGGACAACCCGGCGGCCTGGCTCACCACGGCGGCCAGGCGCCGCGCGATGGACGCGGTGCGCCGCGAGCGGACGCTGCGCTCCAAGCTCCCGCTGCTCGTCGTGCCCGGGGCGACGGAGGACGACAGGGCGGCCGACCGACCGGCCGCCGTCGAGCCGGAGGGCGTGGTGCCCGACGAGCGGCTGCGGCTGATCTTCCTGTGCTGCCATCCGGCGTTGACGCAGGAGGCGCAGATCGCCCTCACGCTGCGGCTGGTGTGCGGGGTGACGACCGCCGACATCGCCCGGGCGTTCCTGGTGGCGGAGCCGACGATGGCGGCCCGGATGACGCGGGCGAAGAAGAAGATCTCGGCCGCGCGGGTCCCCTTCAGGCTGCCGCCGGCCGCCGAGTTGCCCGATCGGCTGCGCGCGGTGCTCGGCGTGATCCATCTGCTGTGCACCGCCGGGCACACCGCGCCGTCCGGCGCGTCGCTGGTGCGTACGGACCTGGCCGATCAGGCGCTGCGACTGGCCCGGATGCTGCGGGAGTTGATGCCCGACGAGCGGGAGGTGCGGGGGTTGCTCGCACTACTGCTGGTCACCGACGCCCGGCGCGCCACCCGGGTCGACGCCGACGGTCGTCTGCTCCGACTGGAGGACCAGGATCGGTCGCGCTGGGACCGTCCGGCCCTGGCCGAGGCGCACGGCCTGATCGTGGACGGGCTGCGCGGCGGGCGACCGGGCCGCTACCTCCTGCAGGCGGCCATCGCCTCCCTCCACGCCGGGGCGCCGTCCCACGACCGGACGGACTGGCCGCAGATCGTGGCCCTGTACGACGCCCTGCTGGTGGTGTGGCCCTCACCGGTGGTGGCGCTGAACCGCACGGTGGCGGTGTCGATGGTCTCCGGGCCGGAGCGGGCACTGGAGGAGGTCGCGGAGTTGGAGAAGGACGGCCGGCTCGCCAGGTACCAGTACCTGCCGGCGATCAAGGCGGACCTGCTGCAGCGCCTGGGCCGCCCGGAGGAGGCCTCGATCGCCTACCGGCAGGCGCTGGAACTGACCGACAACGAGGCCGAGCGCGCATTCCTGACCGGACGCCTCGCCCGCCCGCACCAGGCGTAGCCGCCGCACCCGCCCGCGCACCGCCCGGACGCCTCCGCCCGCGCACGGGGGCGGGCGGGGCCGCCGGCCGGCTTGCCGAACCGGCCGCCGCCCACCTCCGGCGCCCGGACGCCCACGGCTTGCTCCAACGGGGTGTCAGGTCCACCTCCGCCTTCCGCAAAGCACATCTGACTGTCAATCATGCAGGTCGGAGGCGTCGTGGCCGGTGCCTGGCGGGCCTCCCGGACGGCCCGTCCGGGCCCTCGAACGGAGTCGTCCCGCCACGAACGGACCAATCGAGTGGCCCGAAGGCCGCTCCCGAGTGGCGGGTCTGAGCATGCCGTCTGACGGTTGGTGAAGTGCAGATGTGACGAAACGCGCTGACGAACAGTCGGCCATCACGTCGGTACTGAGAGGAATTCGTACTCATGCGTTCTACTCGTGTGCTCGTCATCGGCGCCGCGCTCTCCGCCTCGCTCGTGCTCGCCGCTCCCGCCAACGCCTTCGCCGAGGACGGCCACAAGGCGGACGCGAAGCCCGGCGTCACCGCGGACAAGAACACCGATGACAAGAAGGGCGAGGACAAGAAGGACGAGCACGGCAAGGGCGACCACGGCAGTGACCCGCGCGGCGGTGTCCACGCCGGTGGTGGCGCGCTCGCACTCTCGGCCGACGACCCGGCCGACAAGAAGGCCGACGACAAGAAGGCCGATGACAAGAAGGGCGAGGACAAGAAGGACGAGCACGGCAAGGGCGAGCACGGCGCCGACCCGCGCGGCGGCGTGCACGCCGGCGGCGGCTTCCTCGCCCTGTCGGCCGTCTCCGAGGACAAGCCCTCGATGGGCGGCGACAAGAACGCCGACCCCAAGGCCCACGAGGACAAGAAGGGCGAGGACAAGAAGGACGAGCACGGCAAGGGCGACCACGGCAGTGACCCGCGCGGCGGTGTCCACGCCGGTGGTGGCGGCCTCACCTCGTCCAGCACCGACGCCCTCGGCGCCGTGGCCCTGCTCCTCGGTGGCGCCGGCGTGACCACCTTCGCGCTGCGCCGCCGCTCGTCGGGTCGCTCCGCCACGGTCTGACCCCGCGGCATCCCCGTGCCGATGCCCGGTGCGGCCACCGTCCACGA
The Kitasatospora paranensis genome window above contains:
- a CDS encoding RNA polymerase sigma factor, with the translated sequence MTPAPDVATAVADAHRREWALVLAATARVARDLDVAEECVQEAYAAALAGWARDGIPDNPAAWLTTAARRRAMDAVRRERTLRSKLPLLVVPGATEDDRAADRPAAVEPEGVVPDERLRLIFLCCHPALTQEAQIALTLRLVCGVTTADIARAFLVAEPTMAARMTRAKKKISAARVPFRLPPAAELPDRLRAVLGVIHLLCTAGHTAPSGASLVRTDLADQALRLARMLRELMPDEREVRGLLALLLVTDARRATRVDADGRLLRLEDQDRSRWDRPALAEAHGLIVDGLRGGRPGRYLLQAAIASLHAGAPSHDRTDWPQIVALYDALLVVWPSPVVALNRTVAVSMVSGPERALEEVAELEKDGRLARYQYLPAIKADLLQRLGRPEEASIAYRQALELTDNEAERAFLTGRLARPHQA